In Streptomyces sp. NBC_00448, the following are encoded in one genomic region:
- a CDS encoding glycoside hydrolase domain-containing protein, producing MTETSAFIRYFLAGALALTGLLLPAVPADAAIPSDAQRNFSGQAFDTCQAPDLATMNAWIAHSDYRAAGIYFGGRARACKSQTHLTPDWVRQTTKAGWSLLPIYVGSQSPCVTGSNKNPYRIDTEQPTSQGASEAADAVQQADALGLEPGSALYLDMEAYDIGNASCATATLKYIQAWDKGVAAAGYVSGFYSSADSGIKHMAKSRLAGVSDLPQVLWYARWGVTPTLTDEPSLGSDAWTPHARIHQYHGAVSESHGGKKLSIDRDLVDAPVAIVG from the coding sequence ATGACCGAAACCAGTGCTTTTATCCGTTATTTCCTTGCGGGTGCCCTCGCGCTGACCGGGCTGCTGCTCCCGGCGGTGCCCGCGGACGCCGCCATCCCGTCCGACGCCCAGCGCAACTTCAGCGGGCAGGCGTTCGACACCTGCCAGGCCCCCGACCTCGCCACCATGAACGCGTGGATCGCCCACTCCGACTACCGGGCGGCGGGGATCTACTTCGGCGGCCGGGCCAGGGCCTGCAAGTCGCAGACCCATCTGACCCCGGACTGGGTCCGGCAGACCACCAAGGCCGGATGGAGCCTGCTGCCGATCTACGTCGGCTCGCAGAGCCCGTGCGTGACGGGCTCCAACAAGAACCCTTACCGGATCGACACCGAGCAGCCCACGTCCCAGGGCGCGAGCGAGGCCGCCGACGCGGTGCAGCAGGCGGACGCCCTCGGGCTGGAGCCGGGCAGCGCGCTCTACCTCGACATGGAGGCGTACGACATCGGGAACGCTTCGTGCGCGACGGCGACGTTGAAGTACATCCAGGCATGGGACAAGGGCGTGGCGGCGGCCGGATACGTCTCCGGGTTCTACAGCAGCGCCGACTCGGGCATCAAGCACATGGCGAAGTCGCGGCTGGCGGGCGTGTCCGACCTGCCGCAGGTGCTCTGGTACGCCCGCTGGGGGGTGACCCCGACGCTGACCGACGAGCCGTCGCTCGGGTCCGACGCGTGGACCCCGCACGCGCGTATCCACCAGTACCACGGCGCCGTCTCCGAGTCGCACGGCGGGAAGAAGCTGAGCATCGACCGCGACCTGGTGGACGCCCCGGTCGCCATCGTCGGCTGA
- a CDS encoding histidine phosphatase family protein produces MPYGCELARLTVVRHGESAANELFARAVETGDADLRVAEPTDAQVPLSATGVRQAEALGRWLAGLGARERPQSVICSPYARAVRTWEVMASVADAAGASYGPALVDERLRDREMGVLELMTPPAVRAYAPAEADRRERVGEWFYRPPGGESLADVTLRVRDFLTELGPAAAGRRVLLVAHDAVVPAVGRVLAGIGGARAATMPAQVPNASLSWWVRDGVGMRPVVIGGTPHLGG; encoded by the coding sequence ATGCCGTACGGCTGCGAGTTGGCGCGGCTGACGGTGGTGCGGCACGGGGAGAGCGCGGCGAACGAGCTGTTCGCGCGTGCCGTGGAGACCGGGGACGCGGACCTGCGGGTGGCGGAGCCCACCGACGCGCAGGTGCCGCTGTCGGCGACCGGGGTGCGGCAGGCGGAGGCGCTCGGGCGGTGGCTGGCCGGGCTGGGAGCGCGGGAGCGGCCGCAGTCGGTGATCTGCTCGCCCTATGCGCGGGCGGTGCGGACGTGGGAGGTGATGGCGTCGGTCGCGGACGCGGCGGGGGCGTCGTACGGGCCAGCGCTCGTGGACGAGCGGCTGCGGGACCGGGAGATGGGCGTGCTGGAACTGATGACGCCGCCGGCGGTGCGCGCGTACGCCCCCGCGGAGGCGGATCGGCGCGAGCGGGTGGGCGAGTGGTTCTACCGGCCGCCGGGCGGCGAGTCGTTGGCGGATGTGACGTTGCGGGTCAGGGACTTCCTGACGGAGTTGGGTCCCGCGGCGGCCGGACGCCGGGTGCTGCTCGTGGCGCACGACGCGGTGGTGCCGGCGGTCGGCCGCGTGCTCGCGGGGATCGGCGGGGCGCGGGCCGCGACGATGCCGGCGCAGGTGCCGAACGCGTCGCTGAGCTGGTGGGTGCGCGACGGGGTGGGGATGCGACCGGTGGTGATCGGCGGGACGCCGCATCTCGGCGGCTGA
- a CDS encoding SMI1/KNR4 family protein: MDVENASREELDALRAAFGVDDGGASALGWEGVRAFEAECGVVLPEPYRTFVAEVADGSPLGPPEFGLVSLGGAGGDDGRSGQKGRNGRRERELGRPFPLTDAWVWEDDPRPVAEIDPVLERVFDDGSVVLGTDGCGMYWHLVVSGPQRGHVWLITGEGAVPFGAEFGHTGGDAGFAGWVRHWATDRPWFDEG, encoded by the coding sequence ATGGACGTGGAGAACGCATCGCGGGAGGAATTGGACGCGCTTCGGGCGGCGTTCGGCGTCGACGACGGGGGAGCGTCGGCGCTCGGGTGGGAAGGGGTGCGGGCGTTCGAGGCGGAGTGCGGGGTGGTGCTGCCGGAGCCGTACCGGACGTTCGTCGCCGAGGTGGCGGACGGCTCGCCGCTCGGGCCACCGGAGTTCGGGCTGGTGAGCCTCGGCGGTGCGGGCGGCGACGACGGGCGGAGCGGGCAGAAGGGCCGGAACGGGCGGCGGGAAAGGGAGTTGGGGCGGCCGTTTCCGCTGACGGACGCGTGGGTGTGGGAGGACGATCCGCGGCCCGTGGCGGAGATCGACCCCGTCCTTGAGCGCGTGTTCGACGACGGTTCCGTCGTGCTGGGGACGGACGGGTGCGGCATGTACTGGCACCTGGTGGTCTCGGGGCCGCAGCGGGGACACGTGTGGCTGATCACCGGTGAGGGCGCGGTGCCCTTCGGCGCGGAGTTCGGACACACCGGCGGGGACGCGGGTTTCGCGGGGTGGGTACGGCACTGGGCCACGGACAGGCCCTGGTTCGACGAGGGTTGA